The Blautia luti nucleotide sequence TTCTTCCAGAACACCGGAAATATCAGAAAACTGAAATCCTCTTCTTCCAAGATATCCGTAAAGCCTGCGCATTTCTTTCTCATCCAGTCTGGCTCCGGGAGCATATTTCTTCTCCACTTCCCTGCGCAGGATCTCCCGTTCATCCGGTGCGTGAAGGGCTGCCTCTTCTTCCCAGGCTGCTGCTGCCACAGAACGATCTACTCCTTTCGCAGCCAGCTCCTGCAGCACTTTCTGGCGGCTCTTCGAATCCATCCTGTAAGCAATATAGGTTCTGGCATAGCGGTAGTCATCTATGTATCCATAGGACTCCACATATGCCATGGCTGCCTCTATGGCATCCTGCCCAAATCCGGCCTGATGCAGTCTGTCCCGCAGTCCCTTCTCTGTACGGTCCATATGTTCCAGAAGTTTCATCGCTTTCTTCGCTGCTCGCTTATGCTCTTCTGACAGAAACTGCATGATCAATCCTCTGCTGTTTCGGTTTCTGTTTCAGCACCTGTATTCTCAGTGCCCTCAGCAGTTTCTGCTGCCTCCTCATCAGGAAGAAGATGATAATGAATACGTACCTTCTTCTCGATTTCGTCGCAGATGTCCGTATGTTCCTTCAGGAACAGTTTCGCATTCTCACGTCCCTGTCCGATCTTATCTCCGTTATAGGCATACCATGCTCCGCTCTTGTTCACGATACCACAGTCCGCTGCCAGATCCAGGATATCGCCTTCCTTCGAAATACCTGTGCCGAACATAATATCAAATTCTGCCTGCTTGAACGGCGGTGCCACTTTATTCTTAACGACCTTGATCCTGGTGTGGTTTCCGACCATCTCTCCGCCCTGCTTCAGAGTCTCTACCCTGCGTACATCCAGACGTACGGAAGAATAAAATTTCAGTGCACGTCCGCCTGTAGTGGTTTCCGGATTACCGAACATCACGCCCACCTTCTCACGAAGCTGATTGATAAAGATTACCACACAGTTGGATTTACTGATCACTGCTGTAAGCTTACGAAGGGCCTGGGACATCAGACGGGCCTGAAGACCTACATGGCTGTCTCCCATATCTCCATCAATCTCCGCTTTCGGTACCAGGGCTGCAACAGAGTCCACGATCACAATATCCACAGCTCCTGAACGAACCATAGTCTCAGTGATCTCCAGTGCCTGTTCCCCGTTATCCGGCTGTGAAATATATAAATTGTCAATATCTACTCCGATATTTCTGGCATATACAGGATCGAGGGCATGTTCCGCATCAATAAATCCTGCGATCCCGCCTCTCTTCTGGACTTCCGCTACCATATGGAGGGCAACTGTCGTCTTACCACTGGATTCCGGTCCGTAGATCTCGATAATACGTCCCTTGGGTACTCCCCCGACTCCAAGGGCAATATCCAGGCTTAAAGAACCTGTAGGGACTGTCTCCACCTGCATATTCGTGCTGGATTCTCCCAGTTTCATGACAGATCCCTTGCCATAGTGCTTCTCAATCTGTCCAAGAGCTGCCTCTAATGCTTTCTGTTTTTCTTCATTTATCATCTATATTAATCTCCTTGCATATATTTCGAACCTATGTTCGTGTTTTCTTTTAATATAGTATTATACTTTTTTCCGGATGTCAAGCTTTTCCGTAAATTTCAGGAAATAATCCTGCCCGGGTGATTTTGGCATAAAAAGAACGGGTGCACAGTCTCTGCCATGCATTTCCCGTTCTTTCGTAAAATTCTTTCTATTCTGTTTATTCCGGTTTATCACCGATCAGCCAGTTATACATCTCTTCATACTGACGTGCGGAATTGTTCCAGGAAAAATCTGCTGCCATAGCACGGTCAACCATCTTATTCCATTCACGTTTCTTATCGTAGTAGATCCTCTCTGCATTCCGTACTGTATTGAGCATCTCATGGGCATTGTAGTTGCGGAAGGAGAATCCTGTACCTGTTCCTTCATATTCATTAAACGGTTCCACTGTATCTTTCAGACCACCTGTTTCACGGACGATCGGAAGAGTTCCGTAACGAAGGCTCATCAGCTGGCTTAAACCGCATGGCTCGAACAGAGACGGCATAAGGAATGCATCAGAAGCAGCATAAATACGGTGTGACATCGATTCGTCATAATAGATCTGGGCAGAAACCTTTCCATGGTATTTCCAGTCGAAATGACGGAACATATTCTCATAACGTTCATCACCGGTTCCGAGAACTACGATCTGCACTGCATCTTGGCAGAGTTCATCCATCACATATGCGATAAGGTCAAAGCCCTTCTGGTCTGTCAGACGTGAAACGATACCGATCATCATTGCCTTCGGATTTTCTTCCAGTCCCAGATCCTTCTGAAGCTGGATCTTATTTTTTACTTTTTCCTTGCGGAAGGTTGTCGCGTTATAGTTCTTCGTGATATATGGATCAGTCTCCGGATTAAAGATATTGTAGTCAATACCATTGACAATTCCTCTCAGACTGTTAGCCCGGGCACACATCAGGCCGTCAAGGCGTTCGCCGTAGAACGGTGTCTTGATCTCCTCTGCATAAGTATTGCTGACAGTTGTCACAGCATCCGCAAATACGATACCTCCCTTAAGGAAATTGGCATCCTTGTAAGCTTCCAGCTTGTCTGAAGTGAAATAATAATCAGAAAGACCTGTGATATCCTGTACAGTCTTCACATCCCAGACGCCTTGGAATTTCAGGTTATGTATTGTCATGATCGTCTTGATATTCCAGAAAAATTCATTCTGCTGGAAGCTGTCATGAAGATATACAGGGACAAGTCCTGTCTGCCAGTCATGACAGTGGATCACATCCGGTCTGAATCCGATCACCGGAAGTACGGATAATACTGCTTTGGAAAAGAATGCAAATTTCTCCAGATCCCACGGAGCACTGTCATATGGTTTCGGACCACTGAAATAGTATTCATTGTCAATGAAATAGAACTGAATTCCATCATACTCCATATGCATAATTCCTACATAGCAGTTCTTATATCCCAGATCCATGTAGAAATGTGTGACGTATTCCATTTTATCTTTCCATTCCTGTTTCATACAGGCATATTTCGGTAAGATCACACGAATATCGAAATATCTCTTGTCGAAATATTTCGGTAAAGCGCCTGCTACATCTGCCAGTCCTCCTGTTTTGATAAACGGAACTGCTTCAGATGTTGCAAATAAAATATTTTTCATGCGTAAAACCCTCCTTGGTAGCCTTTATACTACAATTATACTCCAAAAAACGCCTATTGGAAAGTGCGATTTTTATATTCCAGTCTGATTTTATCTGCGATCAGTGCAATAAATTCAGAATTCGTAGGCTTACCTTTTCCTGTGCTTACCGTATATCCGAAAAGCTCATCGATCGTATCCATCTTTCCTCTGCTCCACGCTACTTCAATGGCATGGCGGATCGCTCTCTCCACTCTGCTGGAAGTTGTCTGATGCCGTTTCGCAATGGTGGGATACAGAATCTTCGTAATGGAATTCAGCATTTCCATATCATTTACAGACAGGATAATGGCATCTCGCAGATACTGATATCCTTTGATATGTGCCGGAACACCTATCTCATGAATGATGTTCGTTACATCTGTCTCCAGATTTCCCTGGGTCATGGTATTTTCTTCTTTTACTTCTGTCTGTCTGCTGATCTGTCTGAATTTCCTGTCTCCTAAGCTTCTCACATGCTTGATCCGATTTAACAGCATCCTGTTGTCAAAAGGTTTCAGCACATAATAATCCGCTCCCAGACTGAATGCATCTTCCGTGATCCTCTCTTTTCCTACAGCGGAAACTACAATAAACGCCGGTATTTTCTTCAAACTGCTGTCATGGACAAAACGTTCCATCACTGCCAGGCCGTCCATCTTCGGCATAATAATGTCCAATACCACAACGTCCGGCTCTTTTTCCCTTATAATATTACAGATTTCTTCTCCATTATGGGCTTTGCCAACCAGTTCCAGATCCTTATCTTCTTCGATGATCTTTCCAAGTACTTCCACCATTCTCTCATTATCGTCCGCAACCGCCACATTTAATTTTTCCATGAGGCCAGCCTCCTCCCTGATCTAAATCCTCTATATTTTTGTTCCTGTTTTTTTGGCACATCACATATTATAGAGGAACGATAAGGGAGAAATCAAGCCGAATCAGGGAGGTCAGACCCATTTTCCATCGCGCTTATCTGCGCTTATCTGGCTTTTATTTTCATCATTCGCCACGAATATATCTTACCGGACAGCAATCGCATTTTTCTTTATTTTTTCAGTTCACTTTTGATCTGGTCTGTTACCAGGGCGATCAGTCTTCTCTGTTTCGCATAGAGCTTTATGGTGTTAAATACCCGTCTGTATACTACCTGGGCATCGAACGGACGGTTGATATAATCCATGGCTCCCATTTCATAGGCTTTTTTCACATAGGTCTCTGATTCCTCACTGGAAATCATGATCACCGGAATATTGTCCAGGAAATTCTTCTCAGACATTACCCGCAGAACCTCGAAACCATCCATCACAGGCATGATAATATCCAGAAGCACCAGTGAAATATCTTCTTCATGCTCTTCAAGGTATTCCAGGCCTTCTTCTCCGTTGGCAGCTTCTAGGACAGCAAATTCTTCTCCCAGTACCTCCCTGAGAATGGCACGGTTCATCTCTGAATCATCTATGATCAGGATCTTCGGCCGTAAATCTTCAAAGAATTTCTCTTTTCTGCCTTCCAGCTTCCCGCCGGTGCTGTTCTCCTCTGTAACGACCATGTTCTTCTTATTTTTCGCCATATACATAAAATGATCTGCACGGCTGATCGCTTCTTCTATCGTGTCTCCTTCTGACATTACGCCGCCTATACTGACAGACATCTTCAGTCTGGGATAGCCAGGCACTTTTGCCTCCTGCACCTTCCTGCTGATACTTTTCAGCTTCCGGGTAAAAATCTCCGGTTCTACATCAGCCATGATCAGGATGAATTCATCCCCTCCGTACCGGATCAGAATATCTGTTTTACGGATACAGCTTCTGATAACTTCTGCTACCGTACGTAGCACCAGATCTCCCACTTTATGCCCAAGAGTATCATTATATAACTTGAAATCATCCAGATCGATCATTGCAACTCCTGCAGGAGTTTTCATATTTTTGATCATATTCTCATAGAAATGCCGATTGGATGCACCTGTAAGGGCATCTGTATACAGAGCTTCCTGGTATCCGCTTATTTTTTTCAGCAGACGGTTTTTGCCCTGAGGATCCAGGATCAGTTCATCGTCCAGGCAGTTGATCATCTCCATGACATACTCTCTGCCGTCAATCTCCATATATTTTGCAATCACCTGGTAAAGTACAGAATCAATAAATTCCATTTTTACTTTTCTGTTCTTTTCCTCCAGTGCACGTATAGATACACAATTCTCGCACGGACTGCTTTTCTTCCAGAAATCGTAGCACTGACAGGGGGCTTTTGGCTCCTTGGACGTATAATCTCCATAATGGATCTCTCTTAATGTATCAGCTTCCAGAAGACGCACTACATCAAATACAGACTCCATATACCGCATGGTTTGCTTTGCTTCCTGCATTGTCATATTCCTATCATCCTCTATCTGTAAATCCTGCGGCAGCTTTGCTTCCTGCCCACAGTATTGGTTTATATGTATTTCTTTTTTGCAACGAAAAAAAGTATTGTTATAACAATAACAATACTTTTGATTAACTCCCTGCAGCTGGCTGTCATTTTACAGACCCTATAGCTTTGCGTCGCAACCTTTCGATTGTTTTGCCATATCTTATACAATACTTCTCATCAGACAATCTGCCGCTTTTCACACGAAAATCTAACTCATAATATTATTACTATAGCACATACCCGGAGGAAAGTCAAAAAATATTATCTGCAGTAACGACAAAAACGCTGCACGGGCAGCGTCTTTTTGTCCTATTTCTCATGGTTCAGCATATTTTCTATGAATATCCCATATCCACTGGTGGAATCCTGCACAAACACATGGGTAACTGCGCCAACTACTTTTCCATCCTGCAAAATAGGCGACCCGGACATTCCCTGGACCACGCCTCCGGTCAGTTCCAGAAGATTTTCGTCTGTTATCTGGATCACAAAGCTCTTATTGGTATCTTCATGGTTCAGATCGATCCTTTTGATCTCTGCTGCATATTCCTTTACCTGTCCATCCACACACGCCAGGATCGTGGCATCTCCGGTGTGCACTTCCTGCTTATGTGCTGCCGGCATTTTTCTCAGAGAAATACTGTTTTCTTCATTTGTATAAAGCTGTCCGTAAATGCCGTTTTTGTTATTTTCTGTAATAGTCCCCAGAAGATTTCTTTCCTCGTAACGGATCAGTCCTGCCAGTTCCCCCGGATTTCCTTTGCTGCCTTTATTCACTGCCAGAACCTGTGCTTTATACAAAGCACCTCCTGATATTTCCAGAAGATCTGCTGTATCAATATCACTGATCCCATGCCCCAGTGCACCGTAGCTGCCGTTCCCATTCACATAGGTCAGCGTTCCGATCCCCTGGGTGTCATCTCTTACCCACAGTCCAAGTTTGTAGCTGCCGGAGGCATCTTTGGCAGGTGTGACAGAAACAGGCAGCGTCTCACCATCTCTGTTGACTTTCAGCGTAACTGCTTCTCCATTCATGTTTTCCAGATCCCTGATCAGTTCTTTTTTGTCTGTAACCTTCTGATCATTAAATGCTACAATATAATCTCCCGGACGGACAATATTTCTGGATGGCTCTTTCGTTTCACCATCTTCAGCCTGTATCTCTCCTGTATCAATAACCAGTACACCCTTTGTTTCCATATAGATCCCTATGGTATTTCCACTGACATACACTTCCCTGTCATCCACAGGGGTTACTTTTACTTCTTTGAAAGGCAGATATCCAAGAAGTCTGCAGGGCAGTACATACCCTCCGTCACCTGAAACAGGCACAGCCTCATCAAAGGTTACAAAAGGATTGGAAAGGAGCTCTGACACATCTGTACTGTTTTGTCTTGAAACCTGGATCTCATCCGGTATTTTACGGTTGAGATACTGATATCCCAGAAATGCCATTACAAGGAGATCAAGAACCAGGAAACACATCAGAAACAGCCGGTATTTTTTTCTTCTGTTCATTTCTGCACATCCTTTCAGGTATAATCTTTCAGGTATGATCAGAAAAAAGAGAGGATTCTCTTTTCAGATGATCCTCTCTTAGTATGCGGTCAAATATTTTATTTCAATCTTGTATTTTTTTGTTTCTGTGCCAATTCTTTCATTTCTTTTGCATTTTCCAGAACAGCCGGTGTGATCTCTGTTCCGCTGAGAAGCCTTGCCAGTTCACGGACAGAATCTTCTTCAGAAAGTACATGGATCTGGGTAATGGTTTCTGTACCTTTCAGATGCTTTTCAATCTCGAAATGACTGTCTGCCATAGCTGCGATCTGAGGCAGATGTGTAATGCAAAGTACCTGGTGATGCTGTCCGATCACAGCCATTTTCTCTGATACTTTCTGTGCAGTTCTTCCGCTGATACCTGTGTCGATCTCGTCGAAGATCAGTGTTTCGATCTGGTCTCTGTCTGCCAGAATTGCTTTCAGCGCAAGCATGATCCTGGAAAGTTCACCGCCGGATACGATCTGACCTAACGGTTTCAGGCTCTCTCCCGGATTGGTGGAGATCAGATAACCGATGTCATCAAAGCCATTGTCTGTATAATTTTTCTTTCTCTGGAAATCAATGGCAAAATTTACATCAAGAAAATTTAGATCTTTCAGTCCCTGAATCACTTTCTGCTCAAGCTGGCTGCTATATTCTCTGCGGATCCTGGACAGTTTATCCGAATTTTCAAAGAGAATTTTTTCCAGTTTTGCAAGACGGTCTTTCATTTCCTGTAAATTTTCTTCAAATCTGCGAAGTTTTTCCAGTTTTTCTTTCTGCTGGCTGCAGTATGCACCGATTTCTTCAATGGTACGTCCATATTTCGCCTTCAGCCCATTGATAAGATCCAATCTTCTCTCTGTCTCATAGAATTCCCCTTCATCGAAGGTAAGGTCTTCCAGATAAGCAGAAAGTTCCCTGTTAAAGTCATTCAGCAGACCATCCACGGAAGTCAATGTCTCTTCTAACGGTGCAAGCCCCTCATCAAACTGGGTCACACGGACCAGTTCCCTTATGGCTTCTCCCACTGTTTCTCCTGCTCCTTCTGTAGTGTCATAACCTGTCAGTTTATGTACCAGCAGCAGAGAATCTGTCAGCTGCTTTGCATTGTTCATTTTGCGGTAACGGCACTCCAGCTCTTCGTCTTCTCCCGGCTGCAGGGCTGCTTTCTCTATTTCTTTGATCTCGAACTCCAGAAACGCAGCTTCTCTGTTTCTCTGTTCCTCATTTATATCCATGGAATCCAGTTCGTTTCTGCAGACACTGTATTCTTTATACGCCTGGCGGACTTTTTCCTTCGCAGGAAGAATCTTCTCTCTCCCGTATGCATCCAATATCTCAAGCTGCTTATCCTGATACAGCAGTGACTGATGTTCATGCTGTCCGTGAATGTCCAGCAGACAAGCTGCTGCTGCCTTCATCTGGCTTACAGTACTGGTTTCTCCATTGATCTTATTGATACTCCTTCCGTCCATGATCTTTCTGGACAAAAGCACCTGCCCGTCCTCCGGATAAAAGTCCATGGCAGCAAGGGCTTCCCTGGCTTTCTCATTCTCTACCTGAAAAAGCAGTTCCACCAAAGCATAAGGAGCATTTTCTCTTATTATGTTTCTGGAAATCTTGGCTCCCAGGATCAGCTGCATGGAACCCAGAAGAATGGATTTACCTGCACCGGTCTCACCTGTAAGGATATTAAGTCCCGGTCCGAATTCCACCTCGATCTCTTCTATCAGTGCAAGATTTTTTACATGGAGATGTGCTAACATTTCTTTCCTCCTGATACGAATGGCCCCGTTTCCGGGGCCTTATGTCTTAATCTAATGTTATTGGTTCAGTCTTACAAAGCTTCTCAGCTTCTCAGCAGCGCCAAGCGCCATGTCTGTATTCTTGGCAGCACACATAATTGTATCGTCACCTGCGATACATCCCAGGATCTCCGGCCATTTCAGTGCATCCAACGCTGTAGCTACCCCCATTGCCATACCTGATACTGTTTTGATCACAATAATGTTCTGTCCTACATCAATAGACAAAAGTGCATCTTCCAGCACCCTTGTGTATTTCGCACTGAGACTTCCGGACTCATTGTTAATGATCGCATAACGGGATTTTCCGTCTTTTCCTGCCACCTTGGTCAGCTTCAGTGCACGGATATCTCTGGAAACTGTTGCCTGGGTCACTTTAAATCCGGCTTCATTTAACCTGGAAGCCAGTTCCTCCTGTGTATCTATATCATATTGATGAATCAGTTCTATGATCTTCTCATGTCTCGCAACCTTCATGCCGCTTCCTCCTTAACTGTCCCTCATTTTCCGTCGAAGAACTTCCACGAAGCTTAAATGGTTCAGCTTCAGGATCCTGGTCTTTACCTTCGCCTGCCGGATCACAATACAATCCCCTGTGACCATTCCTATAGAAGAGGCTCCGTCAAAAGAGGCAAGGCCTTTCTCACAGTCACAGTGTCTGCCTTTGCCGATCTCCACAGTGATCACATCTTCTGACGGAAAAATAATGCTTCTTGTATTCAGAGTATGAGGGGCAATAGGTGTCATAATGGTCATGGCTGCATTCGGTGATACAATAGGACCTCCTGCCGACAGACTGTAACCTGTAGATCCTGTAGGTGTGGAAATGATGATTCCATCTGCATTATAAGAATTAAGATATACATCATTTACGTAATTTTTGAAACGTACCACTCTCAAATGTCCGTCCCTGCCGATCACAATATCATTCAGGGCAATATCTTTCCCGATCAATTCATCTCCACGGTACACACATCCTTCCAGCATCATCCGCTCTTCTACCTCATAGTCATCTGCCATAAGCTGGTCCAGCGCACTGTAAAGAGACTGCAGATCCACTTCTGCCAGAAATCCCAGCTGTCCAAGATTGATTCCCAAAAGAGGGATCTCTCTGTGCACTACATCCCTGGCAGCCTGAAGAAGAGTTCCATCTCCGCCCAGAACAATAATGCACTGAACACCATCGGGGATCAGGGATGGATCTGTATAATGATAAGTTCCCTCATGCTGTCTGGAAGCCTGCTGTATTTCACAGCTTCTTTTATATTCTTTTAAATAATCAACGATCTTCCCTGTGATCTCCATACTGGGATCTTTATCGCTGTTTGTAATAATATAAAACCTGTCCATATCTGTCCGTTCCTAAAGACTTATTTATCCAGCTGTCCGTGGGCCTGTGAAACAACCTCTTCCACAGACACCTGAAGGCTGTCCGATACCTGGCTTCCTTCCGGATGTTTCTTCAGATGAAGAAGGTACTCAATATTTCCTTCCGGCCCTTTGATAGGGGAAAAGGACAGATGGCATGGTTCCATGGAAATACTCATGGCATAATCCCGAACCTTCTCGATCACTTCCTGATGCACTGCCGGATCACGGACTACGCCTTTCTTTCCCACTTTCTCTCTCCCTGCTTCAAACTGTGGCTTGATCAGACACACGATCTCACCTTCTTCTGTAAGAAGATTCCTTACAGGAAGCAGTACTTTAGTCAGAGAAATAAAGGAAACGTCAATGGAAGAAAAGTCCGCAGGACCTTCCAGATCTTCCGGCACTACATAGCGGATATTGGTTTTTTCCATACAGACTACCCTGGGATCATTACGCAGTTTCCAGTCAAGCTGTCCGTATCCTACATCAATGGAATATACTTTTACAGCCCCGTTCTGGAGCATGCAGTCTGTAAATCCACCGGTGGAAGCTCCTACATCCATGCAGACCTTGTCTTTCAGAGTCACATCGAAATTCTTCATGGCTTTCTCAAGTTTCAGTCCTCCCCTGCTTACATAGGGAAGTGTGTTGCCTCTTACTTCTATTTTTACAGTCTCAGGGAACATGGTTCCTGCCTTGTCCTCTTTCTGACCATCCACATATACATCTCCTGCCATGATGTACGCTTTCGCCTTCTCCCTGGAAGGAGCAAGGGCACGTTCCATCATCAGCATATCCAATCGTTTTTTCATTTTTTCTTCAAAACCTCACTGTTCTCTATTGCCCGACGGATGTCCTCCACTCCTAGACCAATCCTTGCCCGGAGGCTGTCCACCTTACCCTGTGGCACAAACTGATCCCACACAGTGGCAGTCAGCACCCGTACTTCCGGATGACAGGCTTCCATATACGCGGCAATATGTTCTCCGTATCCACCGCTTTTTACATTCTCTTCCACAGTGACAAAAAGACTGTGGTCTTTCGCCAGCTGATCCAGAAGTTCTACATCCAGTGGTTTGACAAACCGGGCATTTACCAGAGTAGGCTCATATCCGTCTTCCCTAAGTCCCCTGCAGACTTCTTCGCAGGACGGGATCATACTTCCTACTCCCAGGATCGCGATCTCCTTTCCTGTGGTCAGGATCTCGCTTCTGCCATACTCCACTGGTGCACGATGTTCATGAAGACCCTGATATGCACTGCCTCTGGGATAACGGATCGCCACCGGTCCGTTCCAAGCCACGGCAAATTCCAGCATATCCTCCAGTTCCCTGTCATTCTTCGGTGCAAGCACTGTCATATTCGGCATCATGGAAAGATAGGAAAGATCAAAACATCCCTGATGTGTCTCACCATCTGCCCCCACCAGACCTGCCCTGTCTATGGCAAAGATCACATGAAGCTTCTGCATACATACATCATGAAGCATCTGGTCTACCGCTCTCTGCAGGAAAGAAGAATAAATCGCCACAACAGGAACCAATCCACCCAGAGCCAGTCCTGCTGCGAAACTTACCGCATGTTCTTCTGCAATTCCCACATCAAAGAAACGTTCCGGGAACTTCCTGGAAAACTCCACCAGCCCGGTTCCGTCCGGCATTGCCGCAGTGATAGCCGTCAGCTTTTTATTTTGCTCTCCAAGAGCTGCCAGCTTTCTGGAAAAGATATCCGTATATCCCGGACAGACTTTCTTTTCCAACGGTTTCCCGGTTCTTATATCAAAAGGACCTGTTCCATGAAAACGGTCAGGATGTGCGCTTGCAGGGCCATATCCTTTTCCTTTCTTCGTAAGAACATGAACGATCACTGGGCCCTCCACGCGCTTCGCCTCATTAAAAAGCTTCATCATCTGACGCATATTGTGACCGTCCACAGGGCCCAGATAAGTCAGCCCCATATTCTCAAAAAGCATTCCCGGAATAATCAGCTGCTTGATGCTGCTCTTGGTCCTGCGCATGGTATCTACCATGGCAGTTCCTATTTTTGGAACTTTTTTCAGTGTCTTCGTCACGCCCAGTTTCATTCCTGTATAGGCTTCTGCTGTTCTGAGCGCACTCAGATATGTGGACATTCCTCCTACATTTCTGGAAATAGACATATTATTGTCATTAATGATTATGATAAAATTGGTTTTCAGCTCAGCCGCATTATTCAGCGCCTCATATGCCATGCCCCCTGTCAGGGCACCGTCACCGATCACAGACACTACATGATGCTTCTGTCCCAGGATATCCCTGGCCCGGGCATAGCCAAGCCCTGCAGAAATAGAGTTAGAACTGTGTCCTGCATCAAAGGCATCACAGTCACTTTCGCATCTTTTGGGAAATCCGCTTAAACCGCCTTCCTGACGAAGATTTTCAAATTCATCTTTCCTTCCGGTCAGGATCTTGTGGGTATATGCCTGGTGACCCACATCCCAGATCAGTTTATCTTCCGGAAAATCCAGCACATTATGCAAAGCGAGGGTCAGCTCCACCACCCCAAGGTTCGAAGCCAGATGTCCTCCTGTACGGCTTACAGCCTGGATCAGAAACTCTCTGATCTCCTCTGCCAGAAGCCCGAAATCTGCCAATGGTATGTTATGGATATCATTGGGCTTTATGATTTTTTCCAGAATCATT carries:
- a CDS encoding regulatory protein RecX, which gives rise to MQFLSEEHKRAAKKAMKLLEHMDRTEKGLRDRLHQAGFGQDAIEAAMAYVESYGYIDDYRYARTYIAYRMDSKSRQKVLQELAAKGVDRSVAAAAWEEEAALHAPDEREILRREVEKKYAPGARLDEKEMRRLYGYLGRRGFQFSDISGVLEELKIQVTPYSNTENS
- the recA gene encoding recombinase RecA → MINEEKQKALEAALGQIEKHYGKGSVMKLGESSTNMQVETVPTGSLSLDIALGVGGVPKGRIIEIYGPESSGKTTVALHMVAEVQKRGGIAGFIDAEHALDPVYARNIGVDIDNLYISQPDNGEQALEITETMVRSGAVDIVIVDSVAALVPKAEIDGDMGDSHVGLQARLMSQALRKLTAVISKSNCVVIFINQLREKVGVMFGNPETTTGGRALKFYSSVRLDVRRVETLKQGGEMVGNHTRIKVVKNKVAPPFKQAEFDIMFGTGISKEGDILDLAADCGIVNKSGAWYAYNGDKIGQGRENAKLFLKEHTDICDEIEKKVRIHYHLLPDEEAAETAEGTENTGAETETETAED
- the glgA gene encoding glycogen synthase GlgA, with the protein product MKNILFATSEAVPFIKTGGLADVAGALPKYFDKRYFDIRVILPKYACMKQEWKDKMEYVTHFYMDLGYKNCYVGIMHMEYDGIQFYFIDNEYYFSGPKPYDSAPWDLEKFAFFSKAVLSVLPVIGFRPDVIHCHDWQTGLVPVYLHDSFQQNEFFWNIKTIMTIHNLKFQGVWDVKTVQDITGLSDYYFTSDKLEAYKDANFLKGGIVFADAVTTVSNTYAEEIKTPFYGERLDGLMCARANSLRGIVNGIDYNIFNPETDPYITKNYNATTFRKEKVKNKIQLQKDLGLEENPKAMMIGIVSRLTDQKGFDLIAYVMDELCQDAVQIVVLGTGDERYENMFRHFDWKYHGKVSAQIYYDESMSHRIYAASDAFLMPSLFEPCGLSQLMSLRYGTLPIVRETGGLKDTVEPFNEYEGTGTGFSFRNYNAHEMLNTVRNAERIYYDKKREWNKMVDRAMAADFSWNNSARQYEEMYNWLIGDKPE
- the spo0A gene encoding sporulation transcription factor Spo0A, whose translation is MEKLNVAVADDNERMVEVLGKIIEEDKDLELVGKAHNGEEICNIIREKEPDVVVLDIIMPKMDGLAVMERFVHDSSLKKIPAFIVVSAVGKERITEDAFSLGADYYVLKPFDNRMLLNRIKHVRSLGDRKFRQISRQTEVKEENTMTQGNLETDVTNIIHEIGVPAHIKGYQYLRDAIILSVNDMEMLNSITKILYPTIAKRHQTTSSRVERAIRHAIEVAWSRGKMDTIDELFGYTVSTGKGKPTNSEFIALIADKIRLEYKNRTFQ
- a CDS encoding diguanylate cyclase → MTMQEAKQTMRYMESVFDVVRLLEADTLREIHYGDYTSKEPKAPCQCYDFWKKSSPCENCVSIRALEEKNRKVKMEFIDSVLYQVIAKYMEIDGREYVMEMINCLDDELILDPQGKNRLLKKISGYQEALYTDALTGASNRHFYENMIKNMKTPAGVAMIDLDDFKLYNDTLGHKVGDLVLRTVAEVIRSCIRKTDILIRYGGDEFILIMADVEPEIFTRKLKSISRKVQEAKVPGYPRLKMSVSIGGVMSEGDTIEEAISRADHFMYMAKNKKNMVVTEENSTGGKLEGRKEKFFEDLRPKILIIDDSEMNRAILREVLGEEFAVLEAANGEEGLEYLEEHEEDISLVLLDIIMPVMDGFEVLRVMSEKNFLDNIPVIMISSEESETYVKKAYEMGAMDYINRPFDAQVVYRRVFNTIKLYAKQRRLIALVTDQIKSELKK
- the spoIVB gene encoding SpoIVB peptidase, with protein sequence MNRRKKYRLFLMCFLVLDLLVMAFLGYQYLNRKIPDEIQVSRQNSTDVSELLSNPFVTFDEAVPVSGDGGYVLPCRLLGYLPFKEVKVTPVDDREVYVSGNTIGIYMETKGVLVIDTGEIQAEDGETKEPSRNIVRPGDYIVAFNDQKVTDKKELIRDLENMNGEAVTLKVNRDGETLPVSVTPAKDASGSYKLGLWVRDDTQGIGTLTYVNGNGSYGALGHGISDIDTADLLEISGGALYKAQVLAVNKGSKGNPGELAGLIRYEERNLLGTITENNKNGIYGQLYTNEENSISLRKMPAAHKQEVHTGDATILACVDGQVKEYAAEIKRIDLNHEDTNKSFVIQITDENLLELTGGVVQGMSGSPILQDGKVVGAVTHVFVQDSTSGYGIFIENMLNHEK
- the recN gene encoding DNA repair protein RecN; its protein translation is MLAHLHVKNLALIEEIEVEFGPGLNILTGETGAGKSILLGSMQLILGAKISRNIIRENAPYALVELLFQVENEKAREALAAMDFYPEDGQVLLSRKIMDGRSINKINGETSTVSQMKAAAACLLDIHGQHEHQSLLYQDKQLEILDAYGREKILPAKEKVRQAYKEYSVCRNELDSMDINEEQRNREAAFLEFEIKEIEKAALQPGEDEELECRYRKMNNAKQLTDSLLLVHKLTGYDTTEGAGETVGEAIRELVRVTQFDEGLAPLEETLTSVDGLLNDFNRELSAYLEDLTFDEGEFYETERRLDLINGLKAKYGRTIEEIGAYCSQQKEKLEKLRRFEENLQEMKDRLAKLEKILFENSDKLSRIRREYSSQLEQKVIQGLKDLNFLDVNFAIDFQRKKNYTDNGFDDIGYLISTNPGESLKPLGQIVSGGELSRIMLALKAILADRDQIETLIFDEIDTGISGRTAQKVSEKMAVIGQHHQVLCITHLPQIAAMADSHFEIEKHLKGTETITQIHVLSEEDSVRELARLLSGTEITPAVLENAKEMKELAQKQKNTRLK